From the genome of Nicotiana sylvestris chromosome 2, ASM39365v2, whole genome shotgun sequence, one region includes:
- the LOC104211907 gene encoding protein PIN-LIKES 7-like isoform X1 produces MGFWTLLEVASMPILQVLIISVLGAVMATDYLKLLPADARKSLNKIVFVAFTPSLMFASLAESVTFQDIISWWFMPVNVGLTFLFGGILGWIAVKILKPKPHLEGLIIATCSSGNLGNLLLIVIPAICKEDGSPFGDHRVCASVGLSYASFSMALGGFYIWTYTYQLIRSSSLKFKALKAAEEEAFKEPNKDLDTNEKSYLLDNNAQDHLPVSVTKSTENQTQKACKAADMELKKVSTWSKIVGVLHTFLEELTAPPTLGAIVGFLFGSVTWLKNLVIGDAAPLRVIQDSVKLLGDGTIPCITLILGGNLTQGLRKAQVKPLIIIAVVSVRFILSPLIGIGIVKAAANLGFLPADPLYHFVLMLQYTVPPAMNIGTMTQLFDVAQEECSVLFMWTYLVAALALTIWSTVFMWLLS; encoded by the exons atgggTTTCTGGACATTATTAGAGGTGGCATCCATGCCAATACTGCAGGTGCTTATAATAAGTGTATTAGGTGCTGTAATGGCTACTGATTATCTCAAGCTACTGCCTGCTGATGCCCGCAAGTCCCTTAACAAA ATAGTGTTCGTGGCATTTACGCCATCCCTAATGTTCGCAAGTTTGGCAGAGAGTGTCACCTTTCAAGATATCATCTCATG GTGGTTTATGCCTGTAAATGTTGGGCTAACTTTCCTATTTGGAGGGATTCTTGGATGGATAGCTGTGAAAATACTGAAACCAAAACCTCATTTGGAAGGTCTCATAATTGCTACTTGCTCCTCAG GAAACTTGGGAAATCTTCTATTGATTGTCATTCCTGCAATTTGCAAAGAAGATGGTAGTCCATTTGGTGATCATAGAGTTTGTGCTTCTGTTGGTTTGTCCTATGCCTCCTTTTCCATGGCA CTTGGTGGTTTCTACATATGGACATACACTTATCAGCTAATACGAAGCTCGTCCTTGAAATTTAAAGCACTAAAAGCAGCAGAGGAAGAAGCATTTAAGGAACCAAACAAGGATTTAGATACAAATGAAAAGTCTTACCTTCTTGATAACAATGCTCAAGATCATCTTCCTGTTAGTGTGACAAAATCCACTGAAAATCAAACA CAGAAAGCATGTAAAGCAGCAGATATGGAGCTAAAGAAAGTATCAACATGGAGCAAAATAGTAGGGGTGTTACACACTTTCTTGGAAGAGCTAACTGCACCTCCAACTCTTGGAGCT ATTGTAGGATTTCTGTTTGGGTCTGTGACATGGCTGAAAAACCTGGTGATTGGGGATGCTGCTCCCCTTAGAGTTATTCAAGATTCTGTCAAATTACTTGG AGATGGAACCATTCCTTGCATTACCCTTATACTCGGAGGCAACCTCACCCAAG GATTGAGAAAGGCACAAGTAAAACCATTGATCATAATAGCAGTAGTCAGCGTACGATTTATATTGAGTCCATTGATAGGGATTGGAATTGTTAAAGCAGCAGCAAATTTAGGGTTCCTACCAGCAGATCCTCTTTACCATTTTGTGTTAATGCTTCAATACACCGTCCCTCCTGCCATGAATATCG GAACAATGACACAATTATTTGATGTAGCACAAGAAGAATGTTCAGTACTATTCATGTGGACTTACTTAGTAGCAGCACTTGCACTCACCATTTGGTCCACTGTTTTCATGTGGCTCTTGTCATAA
- the LOC104211907 gene encoding protein PIN-LIKES 7-like isoform X2: MGFWTLLEVASMPILQVLIISVLGAVMATDYLKLLPADARKSLNKIVFVAFTPSLMFASLAESVTFQDIISWWFMPVNVGLTFLFGGILGWIAVKILKPKPHLEGLIIATCSSGNLGNLLLIVIPAICKEDGSPFGDHRVCASVGLSYASFSMALGGFYIWTYTYQLIRSSSLKFKALKAAEEEAFKEPNKDLDTNEKSYLLDNNAQDHLPVSVTKSTENQTKACKAADMELKKVSTWSKIVGVLHTFLEELTAPPTLGAIVGFLFGSVTWLKNLVIGDAAPLRVIQDSVKLLGDGTIPCITLILGGNLTQGLRKAQVKPLIIIAVVSVRFILSPLIGIGIVKAAANLGFLPADPLYHFVLMLQYTVPPAMNIGTMTQLFDVAQEECSVLFMWTYLVAALALTIWSTVFMWLLS, from the exons atgggTTTCTGGACATTATTAGAGGTGGCATCCATGCCAATACTGCAGGTGCTTATAATAAGTGTATTAGGTGCTGTAATGGCTACTGATTATCTCAAGCTACTGCCTGCTGATGCCCGCAAGTCCCTTAACAAA ATAGTGTTCGTGGCATTTACGCCATCCCTAATGTTCGCAAGTTTGGCAGAGAGTGTCACCTTTCAAGATATCATCTCATG GTGGTTTATGCCTGTAAATGTTGGGCTAACTTTCCTATTTGGAGGGATTCTTGGATGGATAGCTGTGAAAATACTGAAACCAAAACCTCATTTGGAAGGTCTCATAATTGCTACTTGCTCCTCAG GAAACTTGGGAAATCTTCTATTGATTGTCATTCCTGCAATTTGCAAAGAAGATGGTAGTCCATTTGGTGATCATAGAGTTTGTGCTTCTGTTGGTTTGTCCTATGCCTCCTTTTCCATGGCA CTTGGTGGTTTCTACATATGGACATACACTTATCAGCTAATACGAAGCTCGTCCTTGAAATTTAAAGCACTAAAAGCAGCAGAGGAAGAAGCATTTAAGGAACCAAACAAGGATTTAGATACAAATGAAAAGTCTTACCTTCTTGATAACAATGCTCAAGATCATCTTCCTGTTAGTGTGACAAAATCCACTGAAAATCAAACA AAAGCATGTAAAGCAGCAGATATGGAGCTAAAGAAAGTATCAACATGGAGCAAAATAGTAGGGGTGTTACACACTTTCTTGGAAGAGCTAACTGCACCTCCAACTCTTGGAGCT ATTGTAGGATTTCTGTTTGGGTCTGTGACATGGCTGAAAAACCTGGTGATTGGGGATGCTGCTCCCCTTAGAGTTATTCAAGATTCTGTCAAATTACTTGG AGATGGAACCATTCCTTGCATTACCCTTATACTCGGAGGCAACCTCACCCAAG GATTGAGAAAGGCACAAGTAAAACCATTGATCATAATAGCAGTAGTCAGCGTACGATTTATATTGAGTCCATTGATAGGGATTGGAATTGTTAAAGCAGCAGCAAATTTAGGGTTCCTACCAGCAGATCCTCTTTACCATTTTGTGTTAATGCTTCAATACACCGTCCCTCCTGCCATGAATATCG GAACAATGACACAATTATTTGATGTAGCACAAGAAGAATGTTCAGTACTATTCATGTGGACTTACTTAGTAGCAGCACTTGCACTCACCATTTGGTCCACTGTTTTCATGTGGCTCTTGTCATAA